In Mus musculus strain C57BL/6J chromosome 1, GRCm38.p6 C57BL/6J, a single genomic region encodes these proteins:
- the Nhlh1 gene encoding helix-loop-helix protein 1: MMLNSDTMELDLPPTHSETESGFSDCGGGPGPDGAGSGDPGVVQVRSSELGESGRKDLQHLSREERRRRRRATAKYRTAHATRERIRVEAFNLAFAELRKLLPTLPPDKKLSKIEILRLAICYISYLNHVLDV; encoded by the coding sequence ATGATGCTCAACTCCGATACCATGGAGCTGGACCTGCCTCCCACCCACTCGGAGACCGAGTCGGGCTTTAGCGACTGTGGGGGCGGACCGGGCCCCGATGGTGCTGGATCCGGGGATCCAGGAGTGGTCCAGGTCCGGAGCTCAGAGCTTGGAGAGTCCGGCCGCAAAGACCTGCAGCACTTGAGTCGTGAGGAGCGCAGGCGCCGGCGCCGCGCCACGGCCAAGTACCGCACGGCACACGCCACGCGGGAGCGCATCCGCGTGGAAGCCTTCAACCTAGCCTTCGCCGAGCTGCGCAAGCTGCTGCCCACTCTGCCCCCGGACAAGAAGCTCTCTAAGATTGAGATCCTACGCCTGGCCATCTGCTATATCTCCTACCTGAACCATGTGCTGGACGTCTGA